From the genome of Scytonema hofmannii PCC 7110, one region includes:
- a CDS encoding metal ABC transporter ATP-binding protein produces the protein MTNDFPILKVEGLTVYQGSYLAVRDVFMELHQGTNTAIVGPNGAGKSTLVQAILDLIPRSAGTIEIFGRPITRLGNLRHQLAYMPQNFIFDRSFPISVGELVGLGWVSSSSPTPYSHSPTPFFKGRRNKEKFAAVTEALQRTDAYHLRHQAIGTLSGGQLKRVLLAYCLVVKRKLLVLDEAFAGVDVQGAADFYTLLNELKHEEGWTVLQVSHDIDMVSHYCDRVICLNQTIVCTGVPEVALSPQNLLATYGPGFSRYRHNHD, from the coding sequence ATGACTAATGATTTTCCTATTTTAAAGGTAGAGGGATTGACCGTTTATCAGGGTAGCTATCTGGCTGTTCGGGATGTTTTTATGGAATTACACCAGGGAACGAATACAGCTATAGTGGGTCCTAATGGTGCGGGTAAAAGTACACTAGTGCAAGCCATTTTAGATTTAATTCCTAGAAGTGCAGGCACCATTGAAATATTTGGTCGTCCAATAACCCGTTTGGGAAATTTGCGCCACCAGTTGGCTTATATGCCGCAAAATTTTATTTTTGACCGCAGCTTTCCGATTTCTGTGGGTGAACTCGTAGGGTTGGGATGGGTTTCTAGTTCTTCCCCTACTCCCTACTCCCACTCTCCCACTCCCTTTTTCAAGGGTCGCCGAAATAAGGAAAAATTTGCAGCAGTAACGGAAGCTTTGCAGCGAACTGATGCTTACCACCTGCGCCATCAAGCAATTGGAACTCTTAGCGGAGGTCAACTCAAACGGGTGTTGTTGGCATACTGTTTGGTAGTAAAGCGCAAACTATTAGTTCTTGATGAGGCTTTTGCTGGAGTGGATGTGCAGGGTGCAGCAGATTTTTATACGTTGCTTAATGAACTTAAGCATGAAGAAGGTTGGACGGTCTTGCAAGTCTCCCATGATATTGATATGGTCAGCCATTACTGCGATCGCGTTATTTGTCTGAACCAAACCATTGTTTGCACGGGAGTTCCAGAAGTAGCCCTTTCACCACAAAACCTTTTAGCAACTTACGGTCCTGGCTTCAGCCGCTACCGACACAACCATGACTGA
- a CDS encoding iron uptake porin has product MTKLWKSLLASPVVLSMMLVMNAIPVAGETPGNGNINEAENHPKDKTMAQVTSVSQLSDVQPTDWAFQALQSLVERYGCIAGYPNGTYRGNRALTRYEFAAGLNACLDRVNELIATATAELVTKQDLATLQKLQEEFAAELATLRGRVDALEAKAAELEANQFSTTTKLQGEVVAAITDVFGGNTVNDVDVKDNNTTFGARVRVEFVTSFTGDDTLFTRLQANNIVNPELGTPEGSLSFAGEDGNTDILLDALWYKFPLTKSTEVIAIANAGAADDLTETINIFDGDGSLGALSDFGTRNAIYYQVEGAGLGITQQFGDAVSVSLGYLGSSPNDPSLGNGVFNGPYGALAQLTIKPSDRINFGFTYINAYNQELGAGSTRANPISFFNSNFDFDLDGESDELNVPFSSNSYGFQASIGLSEKFVLGGWVGYTNARNLSTQGGRIDRGDLDIWTWAVTLGFPDLGKKGNLAGIIFGMEPKVTGSSINDISRDRDTSYHIEAFYQYQVSENIAITPGVIWLTAPDHNSNNDDVVIGAIRTTLSF; this is encoded by the coding sequence ATGACAAAATTATGGAAATCGTTGCTAGCTAGCCCAGTGGTTTTAAGCATGATGCTAGTCATGAATGCCATTCCAGTTGCAGGGGAAACACCGGGCAATGGGAACATCAACGAAGCTGAAAATCACCCTAAAGACAAAACAATGGCACAGGTGACTTCAGTCTCTCAGCTATCAGACGTACAGCCTACAGACTGGGCATTCCAAGCGCTACAATCTTTGGTAGAAAGATACGGTTGTATTGCTGGATATCCAAATGGGACTTATAGAGGGAATCGGGCGCTGACGAGATATGAATTTGCGGCTGGTTTAAACGCTTGTCTCGATCGCGTTAACGAACTCATCGCCACTGCGACTGCTGAGTTAGTCACTAAACAAGATTTAGCCACGTTACAAAAACTGCAAGAGGAATTTGCTGCTGAACTGGCGACGCTTCGGGGACGTGTTGATGCACTCGAAGCAAAAGCAGCTGAGTTGGAAGCCAATCAATTTTCCACTACCACTAAACTGCAAGGGGAAGTTGTTGCTGCTATTACTGATGTCTTTGGAGGCAATACAGTTAACGATGTAGATGTTAAAGATAACAACACAACCTTTGGGGCGAGGGTACGCGTGGAGTTTGTCACAAGCTTCACCGGAGACGATACTTTGTTTACCAGACTTCAGGCAAATAATATTGTCAACCCCGAACTTGGGACACCAGAAGGTAGCTTGTCCTTTGCAGGTGAAGATGGTAACACTGATATCTTACTAGATGCCTTGTGGTACAAATTCCCTTTGACGAAAAGCACAGAGGTGATTGCAATTGCAAACGCAGGTGCAGCAGATGACTTGACCGAGACAATAAACATCTTTGATGGAGATGGTTCTCTAGGTGCTTTATCTGACTTTGGCACGCGTAACGCAATTTATTACCAGGTTGAAGGTGCGGGTTTGGGTATCACTCAACAGTTTGGAGATGCTGTATCCGTCTCCTTAGGATATTTGGGAAGTTCACCAAACGATCCCTCCCTTGGTAATGGTGTGTTTAATGGTCCTTACGGTGCTTTAGCACAACTGACTATTAAACCAAGCGATCGCATTAATTTTGGTTTCACCTACATTAATGCTTACAATCAGGAATTAGGTGCAGGAAGTACTCGTGCAAATCCAATATCATTCTTCAACTCCAACTTTGACTTTGACTTAGATGGAGAATCAGACGAGTTAAACGTACCCTTCTCCAGTAATTCCTACGGGTTCCAAGCATCCATTGGCTTAAGCGAGAAATTCGTCCTAGGCGGTTGGGTTGGGTACACAAATGCTCGCAACCTATCCACACAGGGAGGAAGAATTGACCGAGGAGATTTAGATATTTGGACTTGGGCTGTAACGCTAGGCTTTCCCGATCTTGGCAAGAAAGGCAACTTAGCTGGTATCATTTTTGGTATGGAACCAAAAGTCACAGGTTCCAGCATCAACGACATCTCCAGAGATAGAGACACTTCCTATCACATTGAAGCGTTCTATCAGTATCAGGTCAGCGAAAATATCGCCATCACCCCAGGAGTTATTTGGCTGACAGCACCAGACCATAACAGTAACAACGATGATGTTGTGATTGGTGCTATTAGAACAACGTTGAGTTTTTAA
- a CDS encoding type II toxin-antitoxin system PemK/MazF family toxin, whose protein sequence is MYRGEVWLVNLNPTVGREISKTRPCIIVNDNAIGVLPLKVIVPVTDWKDSFGARPWMVRLEPSTENNLAKTSAVDTFQIRSLSESRLVRKLGEVSESEMLLITQGLAIVLSI, encoded by the coding sequence ATGTATAGAGGTGAAGTTTGGTTGGTAAATCTAAATCCAACAGTGGGTAGAGAAATAAGCAAAACTCGTCCATGCATTATAGTTAACGATAATGCTATCGGGGTTTTACCACTAAAGGTAATTGTACCTGTTACAGATTGGAAAGATAGTTTCGGAGCAAGACCTTGGATGGTTCGCTTGGAACCCAGCACAGAAAATAACTTGGCTAAAACTTCTGCTGTTGATACATTTCAAATACGTTCGCTTTCTGAAAGTAGATTAGTCAGAAAGTTGGGAGAAGTATCTGAATCAGAAATGTTACTTATTACTCAAGGATTAGCTATTGTTTTAAGTATATAA
- a CDS encoding helicase-related protein — translation MAKESITNVMLNSQLCISYSAIRDNHSRGTVGEFLKENIQKGANLSIVSAYFTIHAFEALKNELLLIDRLNFLFGEPEFILDPHKNEKKWFLIERDGLKLQNQLQQKRLARECADWIRDKVQIKSVRESNLLHGKMYHIATQVERTRSDGSKYTYEVESAIMGSSNFTIKGLGLSAKDSNIELNLIVRNEESTSDIKNWFDEIWKDDKLVEDVKDKVLLYLKQVYTNYAPEFIYYKTLFHVFEQFLLEQQESGLLTEKSQIVDTQIWKSLFEFQKHGAIGAINKILNHNGCIIADSVGLGKTYEALAVIKYFELLNYRVLVLSPKKLRDNWTMYQAQNNSELNQFIGDRFSYTVLSHTDLCRESGKSGDIDLATINWGNYDLVVIDESHNFRNYTKGKRDEDGNIIRKSRYERLMDDIIKSGIKTKVLLLSATPVNNNLTDLRHQIEFLTEGKDDAFKDSIGVVSLKDTLANAQRNFTNWAKKSKNRKTSDLLNSLDSGFFKLLDELTIARSRKHIQKYYKDVVAQLGGFPERLKPLSIFSKIDLKGRFMSYDKLNDEISNYQLSLFNPSKYVLNQYKEEYEHKSGQRFKQSVREHFLIGMMKVNFLKRLESSVTSFAITMERTIDKIEALQQRIERFKQFRDENHNIDFNQLNIEDIDDEELQEAMEVGQRLILKIAHLDIDAWLEDLEQDKQQLNILYSSALQVDKKRDAKLTDLKKLIENKVKQPTINKQDKPNRKVLVFTAFADTAEYLYNALQEWIITSKLNIHIALVAGGTGRNKTTFGKNEFNQILTNFSPISKKRDKMKSMPLEGEIDLLIATDCISEGQNLQDCDYLVNYDIHWNPVRIIQRFGRIDRIGNINHTVQLVNFWATDDLNKYINLKNRVEARMALVDIAATFEDNLLEPDEIEELIQTDLKYRDKQLLRLQNEVLDLEDFNESVALNEFTLDDFRIELSKYLERNRKQLEDAPLGIYTVVPLVPENQIISSGVIFCLKQKGGSSRNETVNPLQPYFLVYIRDDKVVRFTFAQPKQILEMFRLLCVDKMQAYNSLCDLFDKQTNNGADMSFYNDLLQGAVDSITRTFKKRLGSNLFKSGKGAVMPEQKKQVTSKTDFDLISWLVIKDE, via the coding sequence TTGGCTAAAGAGAGCATAACAAATGTTATGTTAAATTCTCAACTGTGTATAAGCTATTCAGCAATTAGAGATAATCACAGTAGGGGTACTGTGGGTGAGTTTTTAAAAGAGAATATTCAAAAGGGAGCCAATCTATCTATTGTTTCAGCTTATTTTACTATTCATGCTTTTGAAGCTTTAAAGAATGAGCTTTTACTTATCGATCGTCTTAATTTTCTGTTTGGTGAACCTGAATTTATTCTCGACCCTCATAAAAATGAAAAGAAATGGTTTCTGATTGAACGAGATGGATTAAAGCTGCAAAATCAACTTCAACAGAAACGGTTAGCTAGAGAGTGCGCTGACTGGATTAGAGATAAGGTACAGATTAAGTCAGTACGTGAAAGTAATTTACTACATGGCAAGATGTACCACATTGCCACTCAGGTTGAGCGTACTAGATCCGATGGGTCTAAATATACTTATGAAGTGGAATCAGCTATCATGGGTAGTTCTAATTTTACTATCAAAGGTTTAGGCTTAAGTGCTAAAGATAGTAATATTGAATTGAATTTAATAGTCAGAAATGAAGAAAGTACATCTGATATAAAAAATTGGTTTGATGAAATATGGAAAGATGACAAGTTAGTAGAAGATGTCAAAGATAAGGTACTGCTTTATCTTAAACAAGTTTACACTAATTATGCACCAGAATTTATTTACTATAAAACTCTATTTCATGTATTTGAGCAATTTTTACTAGAACAGCAAGAAAGTGGATTGCTTACTGAAAAGAGCCAGATAGTTGATACTCAAATATGGAAAAGCTTATTTGAGTTTCAGAAGCATGGCGCGATCGGAGCAATTAATAAAATTCTTAATCATAATGGTTGCATTATTGCTGATAGTGTTGGTTTAGGTAAAACTTATGAAGCTTTAGCTGTCATTAAATATTTTGAACTGCTGAATTATCGAGTGTTAGTTTTGTCTCCGAAAAAGTTAAGAGATAACTGGACAATGTATCAAGCTCAGAATAATAGTGAATTAAATCAATTTATTGGCGATCGCTTCAGCTATACTGTATTATCTCACACAGATTTATGTCGTGAATCAGGTAAATCTGGAGATATTGATTTAGCTACTATTAACTGGGGGAATTATGACTTAGTAGTGATTGATGAGTCGCATAATTTCCGTAATTACACTAAGGGTAAGCGTGATGAGGACGGTAATATCATTCGTAAAAGTCGTTACGAGCGACTGATGGATGACATTATCAAGAGTGGAATTAAAACTAAAGTTTTATTGCTCTCTGCTACTCCAGTTAATAATAATTTGACTGATTTAAGACATCAGATTGAATTTCTTACTGAAGGTAAAGATGATGCTTTTAAAGATTCAATTGGTGTAGTGAGTCTTAAAGATACACTGGCTAATGCTCAAAGGAATTTTACTAATTGGGCAAAGAAGAGTAAAAATCGGAAAACCAGTGATTTATTAAATTCTCTCGATTCTGGATTTTTTAAACTGCTTGATGAATTAACTATTGCTCGTTCTCGAAAACATATTCAGAAATATTACAAGGATGTTGTAGCTCAATTAGGTGGATTTCCTGAACGTCTTAAACCTTTATCTATCTTTTCTAAGATTGATTTGAAAGGGAGATTTATGTCTTATGACAAACTGAATGATGAAATTTCTAATTATCAACTTTCATTATTTAATCCCTCTAAGTATGTTTTAAATCAGTATAAAGAAGAGTACGAACATAAATCAGGACAAAGATTTAAACAAAGCGTGCGCGAACATTTTCTAATTGGCATGATGAAAGTAAACTTTCTCAAACGGTTGGAAAGTTCGGTAACTTCGTTTGCGATTACGATGGAAAGAACTATCGATAAAATTGAAGCTTTACAGCAGCGAATTGAACGATTTAAGCAGTTTCGCGATGAGAACCACAATATTGATTTTAATCAGTTGAATATTGAAGATATTGATGACGAAGAATTACAAGAAGCTATGGAGGTTGGTCAAAGACTAATTTTAAAAATCGCGCATCTTGATATTGATGCATGGTTAGAAGATTTAGAACAAGACAAGCAACAACTAAATATTCTTTATAGTTCAGCGTTGCAGGTTGATAAAAAGCGAGATGCAAAATTAACAGATTTGAAAAAGCTGATTGAAAACAAAGTAAAACAGCCAACAATTAATAAACAAGATAAACCTAACCGTAAGGTTCTAGTATTCACTGCTTTTGCGGATACAGCAGAGTATCTTTACAATGCTTTGCAGGAATGGATAATAACTTCTAAACTGAATATTCATATTGCTTTAGTTGCGGGGGGAACGGGAAGAAATAAAACTACGTTTGGGAAGAATGAGTTTAATCAAATTTTGACTAATTTCTCTCCTATTTCTAAAAAGCGGGATAAGATGAAGTCTATGCCGCTAGAGGGTGAAATTGATTTATTGATTGCAACAGATTGTATTTCTGAAGGACAGAATTTACAGGATTGCGATTATTTAGTTAATTACGATATTCATTGGAACCCAGTACGAATTATTCAGCGTTTTGGACGGATTGACCGCATAGGTAACATTAATCATACCGTCCAGCTAGTTAATTTCTGGGCAACTGATGACTTAAATAAATACATCAATTTGAAAAATCGGGTAGAGGCAAGGATGGCATTAGTAGATATTGCCGCTACTTTTGAGGATAACCTGCTAGAACCGGATGAAATTGAAGAGTTAATCCAAACCGATTTGAAATATAGAGATAAGCAGTTATTACGTTTACAGAATGAAGTATTGGATTTAGAGGATTTTAATGAGAGTGTTGCTTTGAATGAGTTTACCTTAGATGACTTCCGCATTGAACTAAGTAAGTATCTGGAAAGGAACCGCAAACAGCTAGAAGATGCACCTTTAGGTATTTATACAGTGGTTCCGTTAGTTCCAGAAAATCAGATAATTAGCTCAGGGGTGATTTTCTGTTTGAAGCAGAAGGGCGGTTCTTCTAGGAATGAGACTGTTAATCCGCTACAACCGTACTTTCTGGTTTATATCCGTGATGATAAAGTTGTGCGCTTCACCTTTGCCCAACCAAAGCAAATTTTAGAGATGTTCCGGTTGTTGTGCGTGGATAAGATGCAAGCCTATAATTCGTTGTGCGATTTGTTTGACAAACAGACAAATAACGGGGCAGATATGAGTTTTTATAACGATTTACTTCAGGGGGCAGTTGATTCGATTACTCGAACTTTTAAAAAGCGGTTAGGTAGCAATTTGTTTAAATCTGGTAAAGGTGCGGTAATGCCGGAACAGAAAAAACAGGTAACGAGCAAAACTGATTTCGATTTAATTTCGTGGTTGGTGATTAAAGATGAATGA
- a CDS encoding Rqc2 family fibronectin-binding protein, whose translation MQTFDFTTLTAVCSDLRANWLPSRIEQVYQRNSYTIAIALRTIKQRSWLEISWQAQAARLHIGDPPPRIPDTFTFSQQLVHQLGGLALVSIDIIDPWERAVDLQFARRPGESALYHLYVEIMGKYSNVILTDASNTIITVAHQVNQQQSSIRPILTGQPYEKPPRLTATVPSLTESQERWQERVSLIPGAIKKQLLKNYRGVSPSLIQSMLQVSGIDPDSATDTLNSEDWQSLFHYWCEWLQRLESDKYEPVWTTGGYNVLGWGALKPAKDIQELLNRYYTDQFNLQTFSQLRHQLNQKLNNILEKLRVKAATFKQRLQQSEQADEYRQKADLLMAHLHEWQVGMKEIILPDFETGNPLKIALEPDKNAVQNAQNLYKQHQKLKRARTAVEPLLMEVKAEIEYLEQVEAAISQIDNYQTPEDLQALEEIREELIQQQYLEDSGYRRRSSTESASINFHRFRTPSGFEVLIGRNNRQNDQLTFRVANDYDLWFHAQEIPGSHLLLRLEAGRVPDESDLQYVANLAAYYSRSRQSDQVPIVYTQPKYVYKPKGAKPGIAIYKQERVIWGRPQSVNSDQ comes from the coding sequence GTGCAAACTTTTGATTTTACGACTCTCACAGCTGTTTGTAGCGATCTCCGCGCTAACTGGCTACCGTCACGTATCGAGCAAGTTTATCAGCGCAATAGCTACACCATTGCGATCGCACTCCGCACGATAAAACAACGGAGTTGGCTGGAAATTTCTTGGCAAGCCCAAGCCGCCCGCCTTCACATTGGAGATCCACCACCAAGAATCCCAGATACTTTTACCTTCAGCCAACAACTGGTACATCAGTTAGGTGGATTGGCACTAGTTTCCATAGACATTATCGACCCTTGGGAACGTGCAGTAGATTTGCAGTTTGCCCGTCGTCCGGGCGAAAGCGCTTTATATCACCTGTATGTTGAAATTATGGGTAAGTATAGTAATGTTATTCTTACCGATGCTAGTAACACAATAATTACTGTTGCTCACCAAGTTAATCAACAACAATCCAGTATCCGTCCCATTCTCACAGGACAGCCATATGAAAAACCACCCCGGCTGACTGCGACCGTACCCAGTTTGACAGAATCTCAAGAACGCTGGCAAGAACGAGTCAGTTTAATACCAGGAGCCATCAAAAAGCAGTTACTCAAAAACTACCGTGGTGTTTCTCCTTCCCTGATACAGTCAATGTTACAAGTATCAGGTATAGATCCAGACAGTGCGACAGATACCCTAAACTCTGAGGATTGGCAGAGTCTGTTTCATTACTGGTGCGAATGGTTACAAAGATTAGAGAGCGATAAGTATGAACCTGTTTGGACAACAGGAGGATACAATGTCCTAGGTTGGGGTGCGTTGAAACCAGCTAAAGATATTCAAGAGTTACTCAATCGCTATTACACTGACCAGTTCAATTTACAGACATTTTCTCAACTGCGGCATCAGTTGAATCAAAAACTCAACAATATTTTAGAAAAATTGCGCGTCAAAGCTGCTACCTTTAAGCAACGCTTACAGCAATCCGAGCAAGCAGATGAGTATAGGCAAAAAGCAGATTTGTTAATGGCGCATCTCCATGAATGGCAAGTAGGAATGAAGGAGATTATCCTCCCTGACTTTGAAACTGGCAACCCCCTAAAGATTGCCTTAGAACCAGATAAAAATGCGGTGCAAAATGCTCAAAATCTGTACAAACAACACCAAAAACTCAAACGCGCCCGTACTGCTGTTGAACCGCTGTTGATGGAAGTTAAAGCAGAAATTGAGTATTTGGAGCAAGTAGAAGCAGCCATTTCTCAAATAGACAACTATCAAACCCCAGAAGATTTACAAGCTTTAGAGGAAATCCGCGAGGAACTGATTCAGCAGCAATATTTAGAAGACTCCGGGTACCGCCGTCGCAGTTCTACAGAATCAGCTAGCATCAACTTTCATCGTTTCCGCACTCCTAGCGGTTTTGAGGTTTTAATTGGTCGCAATAATCGTCAAAATGACCAGTTAACTTTTCGGGTTGCAAATGATTACGATTTATGGTTTCACGCACAAGAAATTCCAGGAAGTCACCTGCTTTTGCGTTTGGAAGCGGGTAGAGTTCCGGATGAAAGCGATTTACAGTACGTTGCCAACCTAGCAGCTTACTACAGTCGCAGTCGTCAAAGCGACCAAGTTCCTATAGTTTACACTCAACCAAAGTACGTGTATAAGCCCAAGGGAGCTAAACCTGGAATTGCTATTTACAAGCAGGAACGCGTTATTTGGGGGCGACCGCAGTCAGTGAACAGTGACCAGTGA
- a CDS encoding metal ABC transporter substrate-binding protein → MVLLSTGCNSSNTERAANSEQPPQAQEAASTPSPQSNKIKVVSTFLPIYWFTKAVTGDAAGVKILVPPGTEVHDYQATPDNVKEIATANVLVKNGLGLEEFLDDTIKNAQNSKLIQVDAAKGIQALDEISPVVKTHNAQEEHDHKHDEKAGEKTAEHDHDHPEGNPHVWLDPVLAKQQVENIRDGLIAADSANKATYEANAAAYIKQLDSLNSEFQQTLQKTPNCTFVTFHDAYPYLAKRYNLKQVAVVEIPEDQLSPTDVQNAVKAVKQYKVKALFGEPGSDNKLLTSLSKDLKLTLRPLDSLETGETDPQYYFKGMRANLETLKSACQ, encoded by the coding sequence ATGGTATTGTTAAGTACTGGGTGTAATAGCTCCAACACGGAGCGAGCAGCCAATTCCGAGCAACCACCACAAGCACAGGAAGCTGCATCGACGCCATCACCACAATCAAACAAAATCAAAGTCGTATCAACTTTTTTACCGATTTATTGGTTTACTAAGGCAGTGACTGGGGATGCAGCAGGTGTCAAGATATTAGTACCACCTGGCACAGAAGTACATGATTACCAGGCAACACCAGACAATGTCAAGGAAATAGCTACAGCTAATGTATTGGTAAAAAATGGCTTGGGTTTGGAGGAATTTCTGGATGACACAATTAAGAATGCCCAAAACTCCAAACTCATTCAAGTTGATGCAGCTAAAGGAATTCAAGCTTTAGATGAAATTTCACCCGTTGTGAAAACTCATAACGCCCAAGAGGAACACGACCACAAACATGATGAAAAAGCTGGAGAGAAAACCGCAGAACACGACCACGACCACCCAGAAGGAAACCCTCATGTGTGGTTAGATCCAGTTTTGGCAAAACAGCAAGTTGAAAATATTCGGGATGGTCTCATTGCTGCTGACTCTGCTAATAAAGCAACTTATGAAGCAAATGCAGCAGCATATATCAAGCAATTAGATAGTTTGAATAGTGAATTCCAGCAAACTTTACAAAAGACTCCCAATTGTACCTTTGTCACTTTCCATGATGCTTACCCGTACTTAGCTAAACGCTACAATCTCAAGCAGGTTGCTGTTGTCGAGATTCCAGAAGACCAACTGTCACCAACAGACGTGCAAAATGCCGTGAAGGCAGTCAAGCAGTATAAAGTGAAAGCGTTGTTTGGCGAACCAGGATCTGATAACAAATTGTTAACGAGTCTTTCTAAAGATTTAAAGTTGACTTTGCGTCCTTTGGATTCATTGGAAACGGGTGAAACAGACCCGCAGTACTATTTTAAAGGAATGCGGGCTAATTTAGAAACTTTAAAATCAGCCTGTCAGTAG
- a CDS encoding choice-of-anchor W domain-containing protein — MIQRTLLLIFGLVTLGLCITPNPAKALTLTQNPNFTDTDFENLIKQGQFSEKFVAEGRIGDLGGLATYELSINEDIKQGGKPVEQQQYTWVNNQPVNFSLEYTGNNVKYVVGGQTLSSTAFNGSVTDIFIRTFASQNSTVSLSNLVLNGTGIGALNSSSLGIASDVDYLRVSDISNPFVLTGQTKLFWSGTTPPRNSQLAYQFKVGGSSKTSVPEPGTIGAIALAAFAGVGCSRSKKAA, encoded by the coding sequence ATGATTCAACGGACACTGCTTTTGATTTTTGGTCTAGTTACCCTTGGACTGTGTATAACTCCAAACCCAGCAAAAGCTCTAACGCTCACCCAGAATCCTAATTTCACAGATACGGACTTTGAAAATCTCATCAAGCAAGGGCAATTTTCCGAAAAGTTTGTTGCTGAAGGTCGAATTGGCGATCTTGGAGGTCTTGCTACTTATGAACTCAGTATTAATGAAGATATTAAGCAAGGTGGTAAGCCTGTTGAGCAACAACAGTATACCTGGGTTAACAATCAGCCAGTAAACTTTAGTTTGGAATACACGGGTAACAACGTTAAATATGTTGTTGGCGGTCAGACTTTGTCCAGCACTGCTTTTAATGGTTCCGTGACGGATATTTTCATCCGTACCTTTGCTTCACAAAATAGTACTGTTAGTTTGAGTAACTTAGTGTTGAATGGTACAGGAATAGGAGCTTTAAACTCTTCTTCTTTGGGTATTGCTTCAGACGTGGATTACCTTAGAGTTAGCGACATTAGCAATCCGTTCGTGCTGACAGGTCAGACAAAGTTGTTTTGGTCGGGTACAACTCCACCAAGAAATTCTCAACTAGCATACCAATTTAAAGTCGGGGGTTCGTCTAAGACAAGCGTACCCGAACCCGGTACAATTGGTGCGATCGCATTGGCAGCATTTGCAGGTGTAGGTTGCAGTAGAAGCAAGAAAGCCGCTTAA
- a CDS encoding metal ABC transporter permease, which translates to MTNLNDLVTLLQFPFMQRAIAGAVLMGILGGLLGSFVTLRQLSFFSHAVGHAALVGVALGVLLQLNPTWMLLPFTLLFGLVVLYFIDQTDLASDSVLSIVLSGALALGVLLTSLIKGYRGNLMSVLFGDILAIDFTDLVLTLLVLVGGSAFLLLTLQQQILLTLNPAVAKVQGVPVQWYRYCFVVLLSLAVAVAIKAVGVLLVNAFLVIPASTAKLMSHHFNWFLILSVIVGSTSSFAGIIVSGLFNFASGPSIVLVQFVLFLAVFSLVQFRKKSTA; encoded by the coding sequence ATGACAAATTTAAACGACTTAGTGACTTTACTACAATTTCCTTTCATGCAACGTGCGATCGCAGGTGCTGTTTTGATGGGAATACTTGGCGGTTTACTTGGTAGTTTTGTGACTTTGCGCCAATTGTCCTTCTTTAGCCATGCGGTAGGTCATGCTGCTTTAGTTGGCGTGGCGTTAGGTGTACTGCTGCAGTTAAATCCTACCTGGATGTTACTACCCTTTACTTTACTTTTTGGGTTGGTTGTTCTCTACTTTATAGATCAAACAGATTTGGCTAGCGATAGTGTCCTCAGTATTGTCCTGTCCGGTGCATTAGCCCTTGGTGTGCTTTTGACTAGCCTCATTAAAGGGTATCGTGGTAACTTAATGAGCGTGCTGTTCGGTGATATTTTAGCTATTGACTTTACAGACTTAGTTTTGACCCTGCTTGTTCTTGTAGGTGGGAGCGCATTTCTCTTATTAACCTTACAGCAGCAAATTTTGTTAACGCTTAATCCTGCTGTGGCAAAGGTTCAAGGTGTTCCAGTCCAATGGTATCGTTATTGCTTTGTGGTACTACTATCATTGGCTGTTGCTGTGGCAATTAAAGCGGTTGGAGTTTTACTCGTGAACGCTTTCTTGGTTATTCCCGCCTCAACTGCCAAATTAATGAGTCACCACTTTAACTGGTTTCTCATTTTGTCCGTGATTGTTGGTTCCACCAGTAGCTTTGCAGGCATTATTGTATCCGGTCTGTTCAACTTTGCTTCCGGTCCCAGTATTGTTCTGGTGCAGTTTGTGTTATTCTTAGCAGTCTTCAGCTTGGTTCAGTTCAGGAAAAAATCAACCGCATAA